GGCCGGAGATGAGGGAGAGGGCCGAAAAGGCGATAAAAACGCTCGGCGTGGAACTCAGCCCGGAGACGCTGATCAGCGAGATGCCGGTCGGCCACAAGCAGTTTACCGAAATAGCGCGCGAGATCGACAGAAGCAAAACGAGGCTTCTCGTCCTTGACGAGCCGACGGCGGTCCTTGCCGAAAGCGAGGCGACCGTCCTCATCTCGGCTCTCAAAACACTTTCCAAACAGGGTATCGCGATAATATTCATATCGCATCGGCTTCAGGAGATCATCGACCTCTGCGACAAGCTCATCGTCCTTCGTGACGGGCGCGTCATACAGGAGGCCTGCACGAAGGAGACCAACGTCCGCCAGATCGCCGCCTGGATGGTAGACAGAAAGGGCGATAAGGCCGGCGAGGAGAAGGCTGAGAAAAAGGAGAAAACGATCGGCGACGTCATACTGCGTACGGAACATCTCTGGGTCGACATGCCGGGAGAGACGGTGCGCGACGTTTCGATAGAGGTCCGTCAGGGCGAGATTCTCGGTTTCGGCGGTTTGGCCGGACAGGGGAAGGTCGGCATTTCAAACGGCATCATGGGACTTTACGCCGCGGGCGGCAAGGTCTTCCTGCGCGGAAAAGAGATAAAACTCAACGACCCCGACGCCTCTCTGAAAGAGGGGATGGCCTTCGTCTCTGAAGACCGCAGAGGCGTAGGGCTTCTGCTTGAAGAGGGGATAGATTGGAATATAACCTTCACCGCGATGCAGGTGCAGGAGAAGTTTATTAGAAAGCTGGCCGGAGGCCTTGTCAAATGGCGCGACGACAAGGCGATCGAGGAGTGCACGAGGGAATATATAAAATCCCTTGAGATACGCTGCACCGGCCCCGCCCAGCGCGCGATAGAGCTTTCAGGGGGAAACCAGCAGAAGGTCTGTCTCGCGAAGGCCTTCGCGGTGAGCCCGGAGATACTTTTTGTCTCCGAGCCGACGCGCGGCATCGACGTAGGCGCGAAAAAGCTCGTTCTCGATACGCTGCGCCGCGTCAACGAAGAGGACGGAACGACGATCATCATGACCTCCTCCGAGCTGGAGGAGCTCCGTTCCATCTGTGACCGCATAGTGATAATAAACGAAGGCAGGGTCTCCGGCATCCTGCCGGCGTCGGCGCCGGCAGAAGAGTTCGGACTGCTGATGCTTGGCCACGTCGAAGAACCAGCCGCCGTAAATTGATAAAGGGAACGCAGGTGAGCAAAAAATGAAGAATAAATTACAGGAATTTATTGAGAACGCAGGATGGCCGCGAGTAATAATCGCCCTCTTCCTGTGCGCGCTCTTCGTCGCCGCGCCGTTTGTCGGCGTGCGGATCGACGCCTCGCTCTCCGACACGCTCGTTCGTGTCGGAATGAACGGCATACTCGTCCTCGCGATGGTCCCGATGGTACAGTCGGGATGCGGGCTGAACTTCGGACTGCCGCTCGGCATCATCGCCGGCCTCCTCGGAGCCGTCACCTCGATACAGATCGGCATAAGGGGCAGCGTCGGTTTCCTCCTCGCCGCGGCGATCGCCATTCCGATAGCCGTCGTACTCGGCTGGCTGTACGGACAGCTGCTGAACCGCGTCAAGGGAGACGAAATGATGATCGCCACCTACGTTGGATTCTCATCCGTCGCCCTCATGTGCATCGCCTGGCTGCTGCTCCCATATACGAGCCCGACGATGATCTGGGGCTACGGCGGTTCTGGGCTCCGCACGACGATAAGCGTCGAGGGCTATTGGCTAAACGCGCTGAGCAAGTATGTGAATATCCAGATAGGCGAATTTTTCTATGTGCCGGTGGGGATGTTCCTCTTCTTCGCCTTCGTGGCCTTCCTCGTATGGGCCTTCTTCCGGACGAAGATCGGAACGGCGGTCACCGCCGTCGGTTCCAATCCTGAATTCGCGCGTGCATCCGGCATCGACGTAGACCGTATGCGCACGATCTCCGTCATCCTTTCGACGGTGCTTGGAGCGGTCGGCATACTGGTTTACGAACAGAGCTTCGGATTCATCCAGCTTTACATGGGGCCGTTCTATATGGCTTTCCCCGCCGTCGCCGCGATCCTGCTTGGCGGCGCCTCCGTCAATAAGGCCACGATGGTCAACGTCGTCGTCGGGACCTTCCTGTTCCAAGGAATACTGACAATGACGCCTTCGGTAATCAACAGCGTCATGCAGACGGACATGTCTGAGGTCATCCGCATCATCGTCAGTAACGGCATGATCCTCTATGCCCTTACGCGGAAAGTGACGGTGAAACGCTAATGGCTAAAAGAAATCGTGAATTGAAAAGTATGCTGGCCGACTACGCGGTCCCGATCGTCTTTATCGGGCTCTCCGCGATAGCCATCCCGCTTTCAGGCTTTTCCGCCACATATCTGATACAGGAGATGTTCACGCGCCTGGCGAGAAACTCCTTCCTCGTCCTCTCCCTTCTCATCCCGATACTTGCCGGCATGGGACTCAACTTCGGCATGGTCCTCGGCGCGATGGCGGGGCAGATTGGGCTCATATTCGTCACTGACTGGGCCGTCGTTGGCTGGGAGGGAATGCTGCTGGCCTCGATCGTGGGCATGCCGATCGCGATCCTGCTCGGATATATATGCGGCGCCGTCCTCAACCGCGCCAAAGGCCGCGAAATGGTGACGTCGTATATCCTTGGGTTTTTCATCAATGGCGTCTATCAGCTGATCGTGCTCTACGGGATGGGCAACATCCTGCCGATATCGAACCCGCAGCTGGTGCTTTCGCGCGGATATGGCATACGCAACGCGATAAACCTCACGGGCGTCCGCCATGTTCTCGACAACCTCATCCCGTTTAAGATCGGCACGATCGACGTACCGGTGGCGACCTTCATCCTGATCGGCATCTTCTGCCTCTTCATCGTCTGGTTCCGCCGCACGAAGCTCGGGCAGGACATGCGCGCGCTCGGGCAGGATATGGCGGTCGCCGAATCGGCAGGTATCCCCGTGGAACGCACGAGGATCATCGCGATCGTGATCTCCACGGTGCTGGCCTGCTTCGGACAGATAATATTCCTGCAGAACATCGGCACGATGAACACCTACAACAGCCACGACCAGGCGGGAATGTTCGCCATCGCCGCGATCCTCATAGGCGGAGCATCCGTCAGCCGCGCGACGATCACCAACGTCTTTGTCGGCGTCGTGCTCTTCCACCTGATGTTCGTCGTCTCCCCGATGGCCGGCAAGGAGCTTATCGGGCAGGCGCAGCTTGGGGAATACTTCCGCGTCTTCGTCTCCTACGGCATCATCGCCCTGGCCCTCGTGCTTCACGCCTGGAGGCGCCAGAGGGATAAGATCGAGGCCAGAAGGAGCCTGAGAGGAGAATAGCCATGACGCACAATATAAATAAAAAGAGGCTGATCATACGTCTCGCGCTCGTCGCGCTTCTGGTTCTCCTATGCTTTGTCCTCTACTATGTCGGCAAAGAGCACGAGGTGCTTATCGACAATAAGACGGCCGCCATCGACGGACACGAGTATCAGGAGATAGCCTATATGAACGTGGTCGTTGACGGCGACGAGGATAAGGCGATGGAGTTCTACGCGGGCGACCGTGACGTCGTAAAGCTTAAGGGACCGAGCCACAGGATCAAGATAACGGTCATCAACGAGGACACCGAAGAGGTCATCAAAACGGTAGAACGCGACCTCAGCCTGGGAGCGGTGTCGAGTGTGATGTACTCCCTGCCAGCCATAGTTGACGGTGCTCCGACAGTCGAGCTCCCGCTGCCTCATACGGAGGCGCAGGAGGAGAGCGGCGGCGGGGATGCGCCGCAGCAGGAGGAAGTACCCACGGGCGAGGCTCCGGCCCTCTCCGACTAAAAACTATAGTTTCATAAGCCCTGTAAATAAAAATCGAGACCGCCGGCATATCAGCAGGCGGTCTCGATTTTTTCCGGATGGACCTAAGCGGCGGATACTTTCGTGTTGCTGTTCCTCCAGCGCCGCGCCGGGTATTCCTGTCGATATCTGTAAAATAATAAATACCATTGTAATGATATACTTTAATAAGATATCATCATACCGCCGCGCACAACAGGCAGAACAGGTGACGGGCGGCGGCAGTTCCGAAAAACTTTGGAGGCGGAAACCGTTATGATAAGAACCGGGACGGCATCCAAACCTGCGGGGATGAACAGGGAGGGATGATGCGATGTCAGCAAAGACGACGATATATTTCATAAGACACGGCGAATGCGCGGGAAACAGGGAGCGGCGCATCCGGGGCTGCGTCGATTTCCCCCTCAACGAAAACGGCATAAAGCAGGCGCGGGCGCTGGCTGAGCGTATGAAGGAGCTCGGGATCGGACGTATCGTCACGAGCCAGCTGTCGCGCGCGGTGATGACCGCCGAAATCCTCGGCCTGCGCCTGGGACTGTCGCCGGTCGTAAAAGATGGATTCCGCAACATTTGCTTCGGATCGTGGGAAAATCGCCTGCAAAGCGAGATCATTGAGGAGTTTCCGGAAATGTGGAAGACCTGGCTTACAGCCCCCGAGTCGCTCCGCGTCGACGGCGCGGAAAACATCGAAGAGGTGCGCCGGCGCTCGCTGCGCGAACTGGAACGTACCGTCGCGGAGTATGCGGGAGAAACTATCGCCCTGGTATCGCACAGGGCGCTGCTGAAGCCGATGCTTGCCGGGGCTCTGGGAATAGAGCGTCCCTGCTTCTGGCGGCTGCATCTTGATAACGCGGCCTACGGGATTCTAACGCACGACCAAGCCAAGGGCTTCTGCCTTTGCGGCCTCAACTATACGGAACATTTAAAGAAATTAGAAATAGTTGATGATTTTGACAGCATGTGACATCGGCGCCCAGCAAACAAAAGCCGGAAGAAGGTACGCGATATCTGCGGCTTTCGCAGTACAGGAACGAGGATAATAATAGACTTGTATATAATGGTATAAATAATACAAAGAATGTATTTATAATGATCTTTTTGGAGAAAATCAAAGATAATGATAAAAATGTATGCCAATATGACGGAAGTATGCTATCCTAACGCATGAGGTGAAATGAATGGAAGAAAAGTCATTATCTGCGCAGGTATATGAAAAGATCAAAGCAGGGATAATTTCCCTGAAATATCCTCCCGGCTCCGTACTTAAAGAGCGCGAACTGTCCGAGAGCCTTGGCGTGAGCCGCACGCCTGTGCGGGAGGCGATACAGCGGCTGTCGCAGGAATCCTGGCTCGTTCCCGGAGAGGGAAAACGGATGCAGGTACGTCCCGTCACCATCGCCGACGTCCACGAGATCATACAGATACGCAACCTTGTCGAATACGCCGCTTTGGATGACCTGTTGAAAAACGGAGAGCCGAGAGTGGCCGCCGGACAATTGGACTCAATCCTGAATGAGATGAAGTCGGCTACCGAAGTATATACGCTCACTACCCTTGACCTTAAATTCCATTACCTTGTGGTCGAAAGCATGAAAAATGAGCGGCTGCTGAGATTCTGGAGCACCGTTCAGGACGAGGTGCTGCGGATGGGGCTGCTGATGCTCAAGAGAAAAGATCGCTGGGGCGAGGTCATAAGCGAACATGAGCGCCTGGTGGAGATGCTGTGGAACAAAGACGCGGAAAAAACGCGCCTTGCGATGAAGGAACATTTGGAAAACAGTTATGCCGCTTTGATAAGAGATCCTGCCGGATGCTTAAAAAACTGAAAATGGATCGAATAATCTGCGTATAAATTTGAAGAAGAGAACCTATGAAGTTAGGCTCTCTTTTTTTGTCCAAAAGTCAATGTATCCTCTTGACAAAATTGCATTCAAAATAGATAATTTGTATGCCAAATAGATAAACACATCCATTATTAAGAAATGCATATTTGTTGCAGGCATCTTTTGCATGAGAGGAGCCGGTATTGTGAAGTTTAAGGTATTAGAAAAAAACGGAGAAGAAAGGGTAATCGATTTTATCCCGAAACATATCATCAACGCAGGCTATACGGGGCGTGACCAGGCCGCCGTGCAGGCCCACATCGACGAGCTGAAGGAGGAGGGGATACCCGCGCCCGATAAGACTCCGGTATATTTTCCCAAATTTACCGATAAGCTCACGCAGTCAGAGGAATTTGAGGTGCTTGATGAGACGGACCATTCGGGAGAGGCGGAATTTGCCCTTTTCTTTGACAAAAGCGAAATATATGTAGGCGTCGGCAGCGACCACACCGACCGCAAGCTTGAGACGATAGACATACCTAAAGCCAAACAGATATATCCAAACACGATCAGCAAAGAACTCTGGAAGCTGAGTGACGTGATAGACCACTGGGACGACATCATCATCCGCAGCTGGATCAAAGCGGACGGAGAGAAAAAGCTCTTCCAGGAGGCAAAACTGACGGCCATGCTGGACGCGGCGGATCTTGCGGAGAGAGCGAAAAAGCTTCTCTGTGACCCTAAGGACACGGAGGGGCTCGTTGTCTATTCAGGAACCGTCGCCTCCCTCTTTAAGGCCGATTACAGCCCCTATTTTGAGACGGAGCTCGAGGACCCGATCCTTGGGCGCAGGCTGGGCAACGTATACGAGATGACCTGCAAGTCATCATGGTATAAAGGCAACTGATTAAAATTTTATCTTTATATAAAATTCACAAGGAGGCGTTTTTTGTTATGGCAAAGCAGGAATATGAAATTCGCGATGTGGATCTTCGCGGCGAATGGCGGCTTGTGGAGGGCGGCTACAACGGAACGATGGAAAAGGTCCTCTCTTATGACCCCGAGACGGGAAATTACACGAGGCTTCTGAAGTTCCCTCCCCAAACGGAGATGCCAGAGGTCCTGTCGCATGACTTCTGCGAAGAGATCTATGTCGTGGACGGCTATCTGACCGATACGAACAAAAACCTCACGATGGCCAAGGGCTACTACGGCTCGCGCCTTCCCGGCATGAAGCACGGCCCCTACAGCATTCCCCTCGGCTGCATGACGATGGAGTTCCGTTATCAGGACCCCAATAAGCCGGTCGACCCCGAATGCTCACTGCTGAAAAATAAACTCGGCGCACCCAGATAAAACAGACGAGTTTATCCCTATGAGGCGTTTATCTGACGCGTAAACGCCTCATTCTTCAAAATATTTACCATGCACTTATGGAGGGAAAATAAATGAAACCGAATCTTACCGTAGAATATTGCGGTGTTAAATTTAAAAACCCGATGGTGATCGCCTCCGCTTCGCCAAGCAAGAACGGCGAATATATGCGCCGCTGCGCGGAATCCGGGGCCGGCGGCGTCATTGCCAAGACCTACAGCCCGGAGCCTCTTGCCCAGAAGTATGTATCGCCGCGCTTTACCGTACTTCATAAAAAGGGCTGGCCCAATAATTATTCGAACTACTCCTGCGAATTCCTCGCCACTTACAACACAGAGGAATGGATGAACGAGATGGCGATCGCGAAGAAAGAGTGCGACGAGCGTAACTGTACGCTGGTGGGCAGTATCTCCGGAAACTCAAAGGAAAGCTGGATCGAGCTGGCGAAACGCATGGAAGACCTCGGCCTGCCGATGCTCGAGCTCAACTTTGGCTGCCCGCATCCCAAAGACCTCGGCTACAAGAGCGGCCAGGAGCTCGGCAACTCGCCGGAGGCGGCGGCAGAGGTCACACGCATCGTCTGTGACGCCGTTAAAATCCCCGTCTTCGTAAAACTCACCAGCGAAGCCGTCAGCATCGTCGACGTCGCGGGACGCTGCAAAGAAGCGGGCGCGGCCGGCTTTACGGTGGTAAACCGCTTCTCCGCGCTCGACGTGGACATTGAGACGGGCCGCCCGCTGCTGCACGGCGGTTACGCCGGCGTCGGCGGTCCCTGGATGCGACCGATAACGCTGAAGTGGATCGCGAAGATAGCTGCCGCCACGGGGATGCCGATCTCGGCGACCAATGGCATATTCAGCTGGGAAGATGTGATCAAGTGCATCATGTGC
The window above is part of the Cloacibacillus evryensis DSM 19522 genome. Proteins encoded here:
- a CDS encoding histidine phosphatase family protein, with amino-acid sequence MSAKTTIYFIRHGECAGNRERRIRGCVDFPLNENGIKQARALAERMKELGIGRIVTSQLSRAVMTAEILGLRLGLSPVVKDGFRNICFGSWENRLQSEIIEEFPEMWKTWLTAPESLRVDGAENIEEVRRRSLRELERTVAEYAGETIALVSHRALLKPMLAGALGIERPCFWRLHLDNAAYGILTHDQAKGFCLCGLNYTEHLKKLEIVDDFDSM
- a CDS encoding DUF2848 family protein, coding for MKFKVLEKNGEERVIDFIPKHIINAGYTGRDQAAVQAHIDELKEEGIPAPDKTPVYFPKFTDKLTQSEEFEVLDETDHSGEAEFALFFDKSEIYVGVGSDHTDRKLETIDIPKAKQIYPNTISKELWKLSDVIDHWDDIIIRSWIKADGEKKLFQEAKLTAMLDAADLAERAKKLLCDPKDTEGLVVYSGTVASLFKADYSPYFETELEDPILGRRLGNVYEMTCKSSWYKGN
- a CDS encoding tRNA-dihydrouridine synthase, which encodes MKPNLTVEYCGVKFKNPMVIASASPSKNGEYMRRCAESGAGGVIAKTYSPEPLAQKYVSPRFTVLHKKGWPNNYSNYSCEFLATYNTEEWMNEMAIAKKECDERNCTLVGSISGNSKESWIELAKRMEDLGLPMLELNFGCPHPKDLGYKSGQELGNSPEAAAEVTRIVCDAVKIPVFVKLTSEAVSIVDVAGRCKEAGAAGFTVVNRFSALDVDIETGRPLLHGGYAGVGGPWMRPITLKWIAKIAAATGMPISATNGIFSWEDVIKCIMCGATTVQTCTAIMYGPKQFAEVGNFLAGVEKYLADHNIDDINKLRGITLPQIITWDKVDREHTAISKVCQDKCVGCGLCPSWCFYDAIKIVDVEGKKKSYIAPDKCDGCGLCAALCPKDAIKMEGEVPVYLGDFN
- a CDS encoding DUF6672 family protein, which translates into the protein MTHNINKKRLIIRLALVALLVLLCFVLYYVGKEHEVLIDNKTAAIDGHEYQEIAYMNVVVDGDEDKAMEFYAGDRDVVKLKGPSHRIKITVINEDTEEVIKTVERDLSLGAVSSVMYSLPAIVDGAPTVELPLPHTEAQEESGGGDAPQQEEVPTGEAPALSD
- a CDS encoding GntR family transcriptional regulator, with translation MEEKSLSAQVYEKIKAGIISLKYPPGSVLKERELSESLGVSRTPVREAIQRLSQESWLVPGEGKRMQVRPVTIADVHEIIQIRNLVEYAALDDLLKNGEPRVAAGQLDSILNEMKSATEVYTLTTLDLKFHYLVVESMKNERLLRFWSTVQDEVLRMGLLMLKRKDRWGEVISEHERLVEMLWNKDAEKTRLAMKEHLENSYAALIRDPAGCLKN
- a CDS encoding cupin domain-containing protein produces the protein MAKQEYEIRDVDLRGEWRLVEGGYNGTMEKVLSYDPETGNYTRLLKFPPQTEMPEVLSHDFCEEIYVVDGYLTDTNKNLTMAKGYYGSRLPGMKHGPYSIPLGCMTMEFRYQDPNKPVDPECSLLKNKLGAPR
- a CDS encoding ABC transporter permease; protein product: MAKRNRELKSMLADYAVPIVFIGLSAIAIPLSGFSATYLIQEMFTRLARNSFLVLSLLIPILAGMGLNFGMVLGAMAGQIGLIFVTDWAVVGWEGMLLASIVGMPIAILLGYICGAVLNRAKGREMVTSYILGFFINGVYQLIVLYGMGNILPISNPQLVLSRGYGIRNAINLTGVRHVLDNLIPFKIGTIDVPVATFILIGIFCLFIVWFRRTKLGQDMRALGQDMAVAESAGIPVERTRIIAIVISTVLACFGQIIFLQNIGTMNTYNSHDQAGMFAIAAILIGGASVSRATITNVFVGVVLFHLMFVVSPMAGKELIGQAQLGEYFRVFVSYGIIALALVLHAWRRQRDKIEARRSLRGE
- a CDS encoding ABC transporter permease subunit, translated to MKNKLQEFIENAGWPRVIIALFLCALFVAAPFVGVRIDASLSDTLVRVGMNGILVLAMVPMVQSGCGLNFGLPLGIIAGLLGAVTSIQIGIRGSVGFLLAAAIAIPIAVVLGWLYGQLLNRVKGDEMMIATYVGFSSVALMCIAWLLLPYTSPTMIWGYGGSGLRTTISVEGYWLNALSKYVNIQIGEFFYVPVGMFLFFAFVAFLVWAFFRTKIGTAVTAVGSNPEFARASGIDVDRMRTISVILSTVLGAVGILVYEQSFGFIQLYMGPFYMAFPAVAAILLGGASVNKATMVNVVVGTFLFQGILTMTPSVINSVMQTDMSEVIRIIVSNGMILYALTRKVTVKR
- a CDS encoding sugar ABC transporter ATP-binding protein, producing MSMEIPLLKMENIGKEYFGNRVLQDVTFSLRPGEIMGLVGENGAGKSTLMNILFGMPVIQETGGYEGKIMIDGQEVRFKDPLDALEAGIGMVHQEFSLIPGFTATENILLNRESVKYNALVEVFGERLMTLDRPEMRERAEKAIKTLGVELSPETLISEMPVGHKQFTEIAREIDRSKTRLLVLDEPTAVLAESEATVLISALKTLSKQGIAIIFISHRLQEIIDLCDKLIVLRDGRVIQEACTKETNVRQIAAWMVDRKGDKAGEEKAEKKEKTIGDVILRTEHLWVDMPGETVRDVSIEVRQGEILGFGGLAGQGKVGISNGIMGLYAAGGKVFLRGKEIKLNDPDASLKEGMAFVSEDRRGVGLLLEEGIDWNITFTAMQVQEKFIRKLAGGLVKWRDDKAIEECTREYIKSLEIRCTGPAQRAIELSGGNQQKVCLAKAFAVSPEILFVSEPTRGIDVGAKKLVLDTLRRVNEEDGTTIIMTSSELEELRSICDRIVIINEGRVSGILPASAPAEEFGLLMLGHVEEPAAVN